A portion of the Halodesulfovibrio aestuarii DSM 17919 = ATCC 29578 genome contains these proteins:
- a CDS encoding Mu transposase C-terminal domain-containing protein — protein MLKEAYTTKELMVALTIKAESSITRRAKRESWQARPRVGRGGGSEWLVASMPDVTRTALVSAEARLAEQRTVKPTVPTLATAGVSDVKRKKALARADMVALYTDWLAKAGHGTKATARDSFIQAYKGGAWPQLLEALGSKVSWKSIERWKVGLRKNKTVVALVDRRGAGNEQRAKMTEAHAKLLLNAVLQPNHPTVSSAIRMATSAMNAQQLEIPAERTMRRFIAMWKETNFGTWVYTREGKKAWNDKAAFYIERDYSLIEVGDIVVADGHVLNFETLNPWTGKAQRMELIMWYDMKSNCPLGWEIMPTENTQSIAAAFRRAVMTLGKYPLIAYLDNGKAFRSKYFNGVDFRQTGIAGLFQDLGIHTIFAWPYHGQSKTVERFFGTLHELEQWVPSYVGNSIDAKPARLNRGEPLHRKAYEAAGGRPLTLEETHYIVAKWIDDYISRPQRGHLNGKTPAEVFMQGKGAGVDETKLRHLMMAKAVRQVRREGIRFLNERYYDGMLHGRTHPVQIKYDLQDPSYILVYSEDGGEFLCKAQRQNALHPAASLLGTDQHREELKQAIDLKKQQEKDASSIARQVLADSLADQRNRMIVAQNEKIEPKAQEAAPLSQAKVLSIESAKKKAQAKREQAPSYVPPAEKPEIVTELDKYDYLFMLSVKEGIVLREADREWMEYYESTEEYKQVAAPRYERLRKLYEKNRPCVAQAN, from the coding sequence ATGTTGAAAGAAGCATACACAACCAAAGAGCTTATGGTCGCGCTTACGATTAAGGCTGAATCGTCGATTACTCGCCGTGCCAAGCGTGAGTCATGGCAAGCCCGCCCGCGTGTAGGGCGTGGCGGCGGTAGCGAATGGCTTGTGGCTTCTATGCCGGATGTGACCCGTACAGCGCTTGTGTCTGCGGAAGCCCGCCTTGCGGAGCAACGGACAGTGAAGCCGACTGTACCGACCCTTGCTACTGCTGGCGTAAGTGATGTGAAGCGTAAGAAAGCCTTAGCTCGTGCGGATATGGTTGCACTATATACAGATTGGCTTGCAAAGGCCGGACACGGAACAAAGGCAACGGCGCGTGATTCTTTTATACAAGCGTATAAGGGCGGTGCGTGGCCTCAGCTCCTTGAAGCATTGGGTTCTAAAGTTTCGTGGAAATCAATTGAGCGCTGGAAGGTCGGGCTTCGTAAAAATAAGACAGTTGTGGCTCTCGTAGACAGACGTGGAGCAGGAAATGAGCAGCGTGCAAAAATGACTGAGGCACATGCAAAACTCCTTCTTAACGCGGTGCTTCAGCCAAACCATCCAACTGTTAGCTCTGCTATTCGGATGGCTACTTCAGCTATGAATGCTCAGCAGCTTGAAATACCCGCAGAGCGTACTATGCGTCGCTTCATTGCAATGTGGAAGGAAACCAACTTTGGCACTTGGGTTTATACCCGTGAAGGTAAAAAGGCGTGGAACGACAAAGCGGCTTTTTATATTGAACGCGATTACAGCTTGATTGAGGTAGGTGACATAGTGGTCGCTGACGGGCATGTCCTCAACTTTGAGACACTTAACCCGTGGACAGGTAAAGCGCAGCGCATGGAACTCATTATGTGGTATGACATGAAATCAAACTGCCCGCTCGGGTGGGAAATCATGCCTACAGAAAACACCCAGTCTATTGCGGCAGCGTTCAGACGTGCGGTTATGACACTGGGTAAATATCCTCTTATTGCCTATCTTGATAACGGTAAGGCGTTTCGCTCTAAATATTTCAACGGCGTAGACTTTCGCCAGACCGGAATAGCTGGGTTATTCCAAGATCTTGGTATTCACACAATTTTCGCATGGCCTTACCACGGGCAATCCAAAACAGTTGAACGTTTTTTCGGCACATTGCATGAGCTGGAACAATGGGTGCCTTCTTATGTCGGTAACTCAATTGATGCAAAGCCCGCCCGCCTTAACAGGGGGGAACCTTTGCACCGTAAGGCATATGAGGCAGCCGGAGGACGCCCGCTTACCTTGGAAGAAACGCACTACATAGTTGCCAAATGGATAGACGATTACATTTCGCGTCCACAGCGCGGTCATCTTAATGGCAAGACTCCCGCAGAAGTTTTTATGCAAGGCAAAGGGGCAGGAGTTGATGAAACTAAGCTTCGTCATTTGATGATGGCAAAGGCGGTTCGGCAAGTTAGGCGTGAAGGAATCCGCTTCCTTAACGAGCGCTATTACGACGGGATGCTGCATGGCAGAACCCATCCGGTACAAATTAAGTATGATTTGCAAGACCCCTCATACATTCTTGTCTACAGCGAGGATGGCGGTGAGTTTCTTTGTAAAGCGCAGCGTCAGAATGCGTTGCACCCTGCCGCAAGCCTGCTCGGTACGGATCAGCACCGAGAGGAGCTGAAACAGGCAATCGACTTGAAGAAGCAACAAGAAAAAGACGCTTCTAGTATTGCCCGTCAAGTTCTTGCGGACTCGCTTGCGGATCAACGTAACCGTATGATTGTCGCTCAAAATGAGAAAATTGAGCCGAAGGCGCAAGAGGCTGCTCCTCTTTCACAGGCCAAGGTTCTCAGCATTGAGTCCGCCAAAAAGAAAGCGCAAGCCAAGCGCGAACAAGCACCAAGTTATGTCCCGCCTGCTGAGAAGCCTGAGATTGTTACCGAACTGGATAAGTACGATTACCTGTTCATGCTGTCAGTGAAAGAAGGGATTGTCCTGCGTGAAGCTGATCGGGAGTGGATGGAATATTACGAGAGCACCGAAGAGTACAAGCAGGTTGCTGCACCGCGTTACGAGCGGCTCCGTAAGCTTTATGAGAAGAACCGCCCGTGCGTGGCGCAAGCAAACTAA
- a CDS encoding AAA family ATPase, with translation MRRDVFIETRNVLEFRQKVGFLEDNLNGEPGFALVFGQAGRGKTETTRNYHAMSGGVFLRVMQGWTQNSFLQELCYQVCGLRPRNSAACKTRIIEALDASPQTIFVDEADRLHVDRIEDLRDIFDTTGVPVVLIGEEELRGLLGTRRRIWSRVKQVVEFGAVAEEDVAFLADEAAGLNISPEACAQIVRYADGDFRLVWSFVGHLEKAARAHEVHDVNVALVAKVAKQVASWRR, from the coding sequence ATGAGACGTGATGTTTTTATTGAAACCCGCAATGTGCTTGAATTCCGCCAGAAGGTGGGCTTCTTGGAAGACAACCTTAACGGTGAGCCGGGCTTTGCGCTTGTTTTCGGTCAGGCCGGACGAGGTAAAACAGAAACAACCCGCAACTATCACGCAATGTCAGGAGGGGTGTTTCTGCGGGTGATGCAGGGATGGACTCAGAATTCGTTCCTGCAGGAGCTTTGTTATCAGGTTTGCGGCTTGCGCCCTCGTAACTCAGCAGCATGTAAGACGAGAATTATTGAGGCGTTGGACGCGTCCCCACAGACAATATTTGTGGATGAGGCTGACCGTCTGCACGTGGATCGTATTGAAGACTTGCGCGATATCTTTGACACAACCGGAGTGCCAGTTGTGCTTATTGGTGAGGAAGAGTTACGGGGCTTGCTTGGAACTCGTCGCCGTATTTGGAGCCGCGTAAAGCAGGTTGTTGAGTTCGGTGCTGTTGCTGAAGAGGACGTAGCTTTCTTAGCGGATGAGGCAGCAGGGTTGAACATTTCACCTGAGGCGTGTGCTCAAATAGTGCGGTATGCCGACGGGGATTTCCGCCTCGTTTGGAGCTTTGTAGGGCACTTGGAAAAAGCGGCAAGAGCGCATGAAGTACATGACGTGAACGTTGCCCTTGTAGCTAAAGTTGCAAAACAAGTGGCTAGCTGGAGGCGGTAA
- a CDS encoding DUF3164 family protein, giving the protein MTPEGYMENAQGHLVPVEQVKQIDLARHELVMEKVAKVKAMQEQLAALKGEIMNDVEAFVSLSAEQYGVKLGGQKGNVSLISYDGRYQIKRQISEHLDFDERLQAAKSLIDECLKDWTEGSPGELRAVVNDAFQVDKEGKINVGRILGLRRLQISDERWKKAMEAISDSIRVTGTKAYFRVGERNASGKMVTIPLDIAAL; this is encoded by the coding sequence ATGACACCAGAAGGATACATGGAAAACGCGCAAGGGCATCTTGTGCCAGTTGAGCAGGTGAAGCAGATAGACTTAGCTCGTCATGAGCTTGTGATGGAAAAGGTCGCTAAGGTTAAGGCTATGCAGGAGCAACTTGCCGCTCTTAAAGGCGAGATCATGAACGATGTGGAAGCGTTTGTGTCGCTCTCAGCAGAGCAATATGGCGTAAAACTTGGCGGTCAGAAGGGGAACGTATCCCTTATTTCATATGACGGACGCTACCAGATCAAGCGGCAGATCAGTGAGCACTTGGATTTTGATGAGCGTCTTCAGGCCGCGAAGTCCCTCATTGATGAATGCCTGAAGGACTGGACTGAGGGCAGCCCCGGCGAACTGCGTGCGGTGGTGAATGATGCGTTTCAGGTGGACAAAGAAGGCAAGATAAATGTCGGTCGTATCCTCGGCCTGCGCCGTCTTCAGATTTCAGATGAGCGTTGGAAAAAGGCAATGGAAGCTATTTCTGATTCTATCCGTGTGACCGGAACAAAAGCCTACTTTCGTGTGGGTGAGCGTAATGCAAGCGGTAAGATGGTGACAATTCCGCTGGATATTGCAGCGTTGTAG
- a CDS encoding regulatory protein GemA: MSRKAELAKIHMGKKQLGLDDETYRNMLSDMFGVTSAGKLDFRQRYRLLRHMEERGVEFTSKNKSSAKPKEDFYVIPDNVPHVQQKRYILALWKKLGWKMSGIDTRMKKQFGVDSLIWLNDQAALQTIAKDLVNRCNARGIDVE; the protein is encoded by the coding sequence ATGAGCCGAAAAGCAGAATTAGCAAAAATTCATATGGGCAAAAAACAGCTTGGGCTTGATGATGAAACGTACCGTAATATGCTGAGTGACATGTTTGGTGTGACCAGCGCGGGAAAGTTGGATTTCAGGCAGCGTTATCGTTTGCTACGCCATATGGAAGAACGTGGTGTTGAGTTTACCAGCAAGAATAAATCGTCTGCAAAGCCGAAAGAAGACTTTTATGTCATCCCGGACAATGTTCCGCACGTGCAGCAGAAACGCTACATTCTCGCGCTATGGAAAAAGCTCGGTTGGAAGATGAGCGGTATTGATACCCGAATGAAAAAGCAGTTCGGCGTGGATAGCCTCATATGGCTCAACGATCAAGCCGCGTTACAGACAATTGCAAAGGATCTTGTGAATCGCTGTAACGCGCGCGGAATTGATGTTGAGTAG
- a CDS encoding helix-turn-helix domain-containing protein codes for MNSTLCRVMAKMMIDGFRPYGGEIDAGVYAKLGCKDSSRAYWLHRWPILHCLGCKKRCTPKSTNGFQVPMKFPAVQERGKFSLLPEEMLRTKKLLRVDEAAYCLSLSEATVRRLVDEGVLVRHVRLPIRITAESVQEEMERVDW; via the coding sequence ATGAATAGCACATTATGCCGAGTCATGGCAAAGATGATGATTGATGGATTTCGCCCGTATGGTGGAGAAATTGATGCCGGGGTGTACGCGAAGCTAGGCTGCAAGGATAGCTCCCGCGCATATTGGCTTCACCGTTGGCCTATCCTGCATTGTCTTGGTTGTAAGAAGCGCTGCACCCCTAAGAGTACAAACGGCTTTCAGGTGCCCATGAAGTTTCCGGCGGTGCAGGAGCGAGGTAAATTTTCGTTGTTGCCTGAAGAGATGCTCAGGACAAAGAAGCTCCTGCGCGTTGATGAGGCCGCGTATTGCTTGAGCCTTTCTGAAGCCACTGTACGTAGGCTTGTAGATGAGGGGGTGCTTGTGCGGCATGTGCGGCTGCCAATTCGCATTACAGCTGAGAGCGTCCAAGAGGAAATGGAAAGGGTAGATTGGTAA